Proteins found in one Mucilaginibacter inviolabilis genomic segment:
- a CDS encoding aminopeptidase P N-terminal domain-containing protein translates to MKYPAIDNCLFINNRKNFVSGTKHNSIAIFHASDEFPRSGDQSFLFKQNSDFFYLTGIDQEQSILVLFPDCPNKAYKEVLFLRQTNEHIAIWEGHKYTKEEARAASGIESVYWLSEYETILQSIIYHAEYVYINTNENDRYSHQVPYRDLRMYEALKAKYPLHKYERSAVIMRDLRVIKSPVEIALTQKACDITHDAFVRVLKFLKPGVTEYEIEAEITHEFLRQRATGHAYHPILASGKNAIVLHYTDNNQVCKDGDVILFDFGAEYANYNADMSRSVPVNGRFTARQRAVYDAVLRVMREATKMIVSGTSLNDYQEEVGKIMTSELIGLRLLDKHDVEKQDPNLPLYKKYFMHGTSHHLGLDVHDFASRYKPFEVGNILTCEPGIYIPEEGLGIRIENNILITQDGNRDLMANIPVEAAHIEEIMNS, encoded by the coding sequence ATGAAATATCCAGCAATTGATAATTGTTTATTTATTAATAATAGAAAAAATTTCGTCTCAGGAACAAAACATAACTCCATAGCTATTTTCCATGCAAGTGATGAATTTCCAAGAAGCGGCGATCAATCCTTCTTATTTAAGCAAAATTCCGATTTTTTTTATCTGACAGGTATAGATCAGGAACAGAGCATTCTGGTTTTATTTCCCGATTGTCCTAATAAAGCATACAAAGAAGTACTTTTTTTAAGACAAACCAATGAACATATCGCTATATGGGAAGGGCATAAATATACTAAAGAAGAAGCCAGGGCAGCTTCGGGTATTGAAAGCGTTTATTGGTTGAGCGAATATGAAACTATTTTGCAAAGTATTATATATCATGCAGAGTATGTATACATTAACACAAACGAAAATGACCGCTATAGCCACCAGGTACCCTACCGCGATTTACGGATGTATGAAGCATTAAAAGCAAAATATCCGCTGCATAAATATGAGCGTTCGGCGGTAATTATGCGCGACCTCCGCGTTATCAAATCGCCCGTTGAAATAGCACTAACCCAAAAAGCATGTGATATTACTCATGATGCGTTTGTGCGTGTGCTGAAATTTCTGAAGCCTGGCGTTACCGAATATGAAATTGAAGCCGAAATTACGCATGAATTTTTGCGGCAGAGGGCAACAGGGCACGCCTATCATCCCATTTTGGCCTCAGGTAAAAATGCTATAGTGTTACATTATACCGATAATAACCAGGTTTGTAAGGATGGCGATGTGATACTTTTTGATTTTGGTGCCGAATACGCTAACTATAATGCTGATATGAGCCGTTCTGTACCTGTAAACGGGCGTTTTACTGCACGGCAGCGTGCTGTTTATGATGCTGTTTTAAGGGTTATGCGTGAGGCTACTAAAATGATAGTATCCGGAACCAGCCTGAATGATTATCAGGAAGAGGTTGGCAAAATAATGACCAGCGAACTAATAGGCTTGAGGCTGCTGGATAAGCACGATGTAGAAAAACAAGACCCGAATCTGCCTCTTTATAAAAAATATTTTATGCACGGTACCTCACATCACTTAGGTTTGGATGTGCATGATTTTGCAAGCCGCTATAAACCATTTGAAGTAGGTAATATACTCACCTGCGAACCGGGAATATATATACCCGAAGAAGGTTTAGGTATCAGGATTGAGAACAATATTTTAATTACCCAGGATGGTAACCGCGATTTGATGGCCAACATCCCGGTAGAGGCCGCCCATATTGAAGAAATTATGAATAGTTAA
- a CDS encoding glycosyltransferase family 4 protein gives MKPTILITFDSLKRATSGMFFFERSLGEEILKENKGRFTIFGYLHKKSIYWFQQLAGTILMSPLHKVFFPAYKQFDLVHFTNQYCKLKPARVKAKKVLTIHDMNPVHEKTRSPARYKKYLTRLGGYIDNCDKIVTISNFVAGDIVKYYPQAASKLTVIYNGADKLILPQHHEPPYKPARKFIFTIGSLAPKKNFHVLPALLENNELELIIAGKITDYEQRIMEEANKYNCTSRVKLIGLISDDDKAWYYKNCEAFAFPSIAEGFGLPVIEAMHFGKPVFLSRYTSLPEIGGDAAWYFDNFEPETMQSTFARGMDEYTTNNMAESIMQHAAKFDWEKTARQYLDLYTECLGL, from the coding sequence TTGAAACCCACTATTCTCATTACCTTCGATTCGTTAAAACGTGCAACATCAGGCATGTTTTTTTTTGAAAGAAGTTTAGGCGAGGAGATCCTGAAGGAGAATAAAGGCCGCTTCACCATATTTGGATACCTGCATAAAAAGTCTATTTACTGGTTTCAACAACTTGCAGGTACTATTTTAATGTCGCCTTTGCACAAGGTCTTTTTCCCGGCATATAAACAGTTTGACCTGGTACATTTTACCAATCAGTATTGCAAACTAAAGCCTGCGCGGGTAAAAGCAAAAAAAGTACTTACTATTCATGATATGAACCCGGTTCATGAAAAAACGCGCTCACCGGCACGTTATAAAAAATATCTAACTCGCCTGGGTGGTTATATAGATAACTGCGATAAGATAGTAACCATATCTAATTTTGTAGCAGGTGATATTGTTAAATATTATCCGCAGGCAGCAAGTAAGTTAACAGTTATTTATAATGGTGCGGATAAGCTTATTTTACCACAACATCATGAACCTCCGTATAAACCAGCGCGTAAATTTATATTCACCATCGGTAGCCTTGCTCCTAAAAAGAATTTTCATGTTTTACCGGCTTTGCTGGAGAATAACGAGCTGGAACTGATTATTGCCGGTAAAATAACCGATTATGAGCAGCGAATCATGGAGGAGGCAAATAAATACAATTGTACCAGCCGGGTAAAACTAATAGGTCTTATTAGTGATGACGACAAGGCCTGGTATTACAAAAATTGTGAAGCATTTGCATTTCCGTCTATAGCCGAAGGCTTTGGATTACCTGTTATTGAGGCCATGCATTTTGGTAAACCTGTTTTTTTATCAAGATACACCTCCCTGCCAGAAATTGGCGGCGACGCGGCCTGGTATTTTGATAATTTTGAGCCCGAAACCATGCAGTCAACTTTTGCCAGGGGCATGGATGAATACACAACAAATAATATGGCCGAAAGTATCATGCAACATGCAGCTAAATTTGATTGGGAAAAAACAGCCCGGCAATATCTTGATCTGTATACCGAATGCCTGGGCTTGTAA
- a CDS encoding glycosyltransferase family 9 protein: MPIIDHKDIKHVLISRIDAIGDVVLQLPACIYLKQLYPDVIISFLGRSYTKPIIDACKAVDHFINYDDIKPLSKKEIATLFKEKHIDAIVHEFPKSQIAEAAKMAGIKIRIGATSKIHHLFNCNRLIRLNRAESNLHEAQQDIYMCEPLGVTHIPTIGTIARYYKDNFKPLVELPPQFKNLLQNDKFNLIVHTKSGGNGREWDMDNFTALINSLPPDKFRVFITGSFKEHQLFKSWIPQLPASVIDLSGKMDLDEFIAFIYHADGLLASGTGPLHVAAASGIYTLGLFPVSKSINATRWAPLGIKAEHIESNSDDLSSISVDMVKEKIEGWLQ, encoded by the coding sequence ATGCCAATAATTGATCATAAAGATATAAAGCACGTTTTAATAAGCAGGATTGACGCCATTGGCGATGTAGTGCTGCAACTGCCTGCCTGCATTTATTTAAAACAATTATATCCCGATGTGATCATCAGTTTCCTGGGGCGAAGCTATACCAAGCCTATTATTGATGCATGCAAAGCTGTTGATCATTTTATCAATTATGATGACATTAAGCCTTTATCAAAAAAAGAAATAGCCACGCTGTTTAAAGAAAAGCATATTGATGCCATTGTGCATGAATTCCCTAAAAGCCAGATTGCCGAAGCTGCTAAAATGGCGGGCATCAAAATAAGGATAGGGGCAACCAGTAAGATTCATCACCTTTTTAACTGCAACAGGCTAATCAGACTAAACCGGGCAGAATCAAATTTGCATGAGGCACAGCAGGATATTTACATGTGCGAACCTTTGGGAGTTACCCATATACCAACCATTGGCACTATTGCCCGTTATTATAAGGATAACTTTAAACCTTTGGTGGAGTTGCCGCCCCAATTTAAAAACCTGCTTCAGAATGATAAATTTAACCTGATTGTTCATACCAAATCGGGAGGTAACGGGCGCGAATGGGATATGGATAATTTTACAGCGTTAATTAATAGTTTACCCCCGGATAAATTTCGTGTTTTTATAACGGGCTCGTTCAAAGAGCATCAGCTATTTAAATCCTGGATACCTCAGTTACCAGCTTCTGTAATTGATCTGAGCGGAAAAATGGATCTTGATGAATTTATAGCGTTTATATATCACGCTGATGGTTTACTTGCTTCAGGTACTGGTCCACTGCATGTAGCCGCCGCTTCGGGTATCTATACGCTCGGTTTATTCCCGGTTTCCAAATCAATCAATGCTACCAGATGGGCTCCGCTAGGTATAAAGGCCGAACATATAGAAAGTAATTCCGACGATTTGAGCAGCATTTCTGTTGATATGGTTAAAGAGAAAATTGAAGGCTGGCTGCAATAA
- a CDS encoding glycosyltransferase family 9 protein, whose amino-acid sequence MPIVDNKKITHILINRIDAMGDVVLQLPACIYLKQLFPDVIISFLGRSYTKPVIDACKAVDHFINYDELKDLSINQIADIFKEKAIDAIVHEFPQREIAEAAKKAGIKIRIGVTSRNYHFFTCNKLVRLSRRRSNLHEAQQDVYLCKPLGVTHVPTLGTLSNLFKGNFKPTTELPAQIKDQLKDDKFNLIIHAKSNGNGKEWDLDNFTDLIKLLPHDNFRVFITGSQKEHELFKTWMPQLPASVIDLSGKLTLDELIAFIYHADGLLASGTGPLHVAAASGIHTLGLFPITIGIHATRWAPLGIKAEHIESNSDDLSSITVDMVLERINAWLS is encoded by the coding sequence ATGCCAATAGTTGATAACAAAAAAATAACCCACATTTTAATAAACAGGATTGATGCCATGGGCGACGTTGTGCTCCAACTGCCAGCCTGTATTTATTTAAAACAGCTATTTCCGGATGTAATCATCAGCTTCCTGGGGCGCAGCTATACCAAACCTGTTATAGATGCCTGTAAGGCTGTTGATCATTTTATCAATTATGATGAGCTTAAAGATTTATCCATAAATCAAATTGCCGATATTTTTAAGGAAAAAGCTATCGATGCCATTGTACATGAATTCCCCCAAAGGGAAATTGCTGAAGCCGCGAAAAAAGCTGGCATAAAAATCAGGATTGGCGTAACAAGCAGGAACTATCATTTTTTTACCTGTAATAAATTAGTAAGATTAAGCCGCAGACGGTCAAACCTGCATGAAGCACAGCAGGATGTTTATCTGTGTAAACCGCTTGGGGTTACGCATGTACCTACATTGGGGACTCTCTCCAATTTGTTCAAAGGTAATTTTAAGCCAACAACGGAGCTGCCTGCACAAATTAAAGATCAGTTGAAAGATGATAAATTCAACCTGATTATTCACGCTAAATCAAACGGTAATGGTAAAGAGTGGGATCTGGATAATTTCACCGATCTTATTAAGCTTTTACCTCACGATAATTTCCGGGTTTTTATAACAGGATCACAAAAAGAACATGAACTTTTTAAAACATGGATGCCTCAATTACCAGCATCTGTGATTGATTTAAGCGGAAAACTGACACTGGATGAGCTTATCGCATTCATTTACCATGCCGATGGCTTGCTGGCTTCCGGAACAGGACCACTGCATGTGGCAGCCGCTTCGGGAATACATACTTTGGGTTTATTCCCCATTACCATAGGTATACATGCTACCCGCTGGGCGCCATTAGGTATAAAAGCAGAGCATATAGAAAGCAACTCTGATGATCTGAGCAGCATTACCGTTGATATGGTTTTGGAGCGGATAAATGCTTGGCTTAGTTAA
- a CDS encoding ABC transporter ATP-binding protein, with amino-acid sequence MKTYFRLLSFAKPIEKFAIPYIIFTLLYVVFSTSVLGLLSPLLNTLFHVGGAADAKAAVVNAKDIPTYDVSAWFKYYTHHFITVYGEWGALKFVCTVIVIAVFLGNICRYLSQRIMESLRIHTLLKIRKAVFDNVMKLHMGYFSNERKGDIMSKIASEVQTVQFSVTGTLQVVFKEPLMLIGYLVWLFIISVKLTLISLLIIPVAGFLISRIVKKLRSQAVAAQNSYANMISYLDEALSGIKIIKAFNATDFIIKRFDDENVRYSKITRSMSKRQQLASPVSETLSVTMISFIVLYGGYLIFNKRSDLTAGEFIAYIALFSQLMRPAKAIGDAFSNIHSGLVAGERILALIDEKPQIQDAPDAVPVNEFKDGIRLEDVSFAYNEKLVLKDVNLFFPKGKTIALVGPSGGGKSTLMDLLPRFMEPQSGRILVDGQDIQNLQTLSLRSLMGFVNQDSILFNDTIFNNIAFGKTNVTQEQVEAAARIANAHNFIMETDNGYQTNIGDRGTKLSGGQRQRICIARAVLSNPPIMLLDEATSALDTESEKLVQEALNNLMKNRTSLIIAHRLSTIQNADLIIVLDNGKVAEQGTHQELINHNGVYKRLIDMQTFNAE; translated from the coding sequence ATGAAAACATATTTCAGACTATTGTCGTTTGCAAAACCAATCGAGAAATTTGCAATTCCCTATATCATCTTTACCCTGCTATATGTTGTATTTAGTACTTCTGTTTTAGGTTTGCTGAGCCCGCTGCTGAATACCTTGTTTCATGTTGGTGGGGCTGCGGATGCTAAGGCGGCTGTTGTAAATGCAAAGGATATTCCTACCTATGATGTGTCGGCCTGGTTTAAATATTACACCCATCATTTTATTACGGTTTATGGCGAGTGGGGAGCGTTAAAGTTTGTATGTACGGTGATTGTGATAGCTGTATTTTTAGGGAATATATGCCGCTATCTATCTCAGCGGATTATGGAAAGCCTGAGAATACATACCCTGCTCAAAATAAGAAAAGCAGTATTTGATAATGTAATGAAACTGCATATGGGGTATTTTAGTAATGAGCGCAAAGGCGATATTATGTCTAAAATAGCATCCGAAGTTCAAACGGTACAGTTTTCGGTAACGGGCACTTTGCAGGTGGTTTTCAAGGAGCCATTGATGTTAATAGGTTATTTAGTTTGGCTTTTTATTATATCGGTTAAGCTTACTTTAATTTCGTTGCTCATTATTCCGGTGGCTGGCTTTTTAATCTCCCGTATAGTAAAAAAATTGCGTTCACAGGCAGTTGCCGCACAAAACTCTTATGCCAACATGATCAGTTACCTGGATGAAGCATTATCGGGTATCAAGATCATTAAGGCTTTCAACGCCACCGATTTTATTATTAAGCGGTTTGACGATGAAAATGTACGCTATTCAAAAATTACCCGGTCAATGTCAAAACGGCAACAACTGGCATCCCCGGTTTCTGAAACGTTGTCGGTAACCATGATTTCTTTCATTGTACTTTATGGCGGTTATCTTATATTTAATAAACGATCAGATCTGACTGCAGGAGAGTTTATTGCTTACATTGCTCTATTTTCACAGTTAATGCGTCCGGCTAAAGCCATTGGCGATGCTTTCAGTAATATTCATTCGGGATTAGTAGCCGGCGAGCGCATACTGGCCCTGATTGACGAAAAACCACAGATACAGGATGCCCCTGACGCTGTTCCTGTAAATGAATTTAAAGATGGTATCAGACTTGAAGATGTTTCATTTGCTTATAATGAAAAACTGGTGCTAAAAGATGTGAATCTGTTTTTTCCAAAAGGTAAAACTATTGCGTTGGTTGGTCCATCAGGCGGTGGTAAATCAACATTGATGGATCTGCTGCCCAGATTTATGGAACCTCAAAGCGGCCGCATATTGGTTGATGGCCAGGATATACAAAACTTACAAACCCTTTCGTTACGCAGCTTAATGGGCTTTGTTAATCAGGATTCTATATTATTTAATGATACGATATTTAATAATATAGCTTTTGGCAAAACCAATGTAACTCAGGAACAGGTAGAAGCTGCCGCACGTATTGCCAACGCGCATAATTTTATCATGGAAACTGATAATGGATATCAAACCAATATCGGCGACCGCGGCACGAAATTATCAGGAGGGCAAAGGCAAAGGATATGTATAGCAAGGGCTGTATTAAGTAACCCGCCAATCATGTTGCTTGATGAAGCTACTTCGGCTCTGGATACAGAATCAGAGAAGCTGGTTCAGGAAGCTTTAAACAACCTCATGAAAAACCGTACTTCGCTTATTATTGCCCACCGTTTGAGTACTATCCAAAACGCCGATCTGATTATTGTACTTGATAACGGAAAGGTAGCAGAACAGGGCACACACCAGGAGCTAATTAATCATAATGGTGTGTACAAGCGTTTAATAGATATGCAAACTTTTAACGCCGAATAA
- a CDS encoding glycosyltransferase: protein MLFNLFNNTKITYGITVCNEATELDLLLTTLIPIIDKQDELIILQDVTSKDIAVSAVIEKHKDRAIVIEAKLNGDFATFKNTLITKASGNYLFQIDADEVPQQSLIKKLKWVLRKNRKSDCFFVPRINIVNGYTDEHINKWNWNINDKNYINFPDYQPRLIKLNGAIKWKNKVHEVLTGYKRGLNLPTKNYDYCLIHIKDIKRQEKQNDFYDKLA, encoded by the coding sequence ATGCTTTTCAACCTGTTTAATAATACTAAAATCACTTATGGTATTACGGTATGTAATGAAGCCACTGAACTCGACCTGTTACTTACCACACTGATCCCGATTATTGATAAGCAAGATGAGTTAATTATACTTCAGGATGTAACCTCCAAAGACATAGCTGTTAGCGCTGTAATAGAAAAACATAAAGACCGGGCAATTGTAATAGAAGCAAAACTCAATGGTGATTTTGCTACTTTTAAAAATACATTGATAACAAAGGCATCTGGCAATTACCTGTTCCAGATAGATGCAGATGAAGTGCCGCAACAATCACTCATCAAAAAGTTAAAATGGGTACTCCGGAAAAACAGGAAAAGCGACTGCTTTTTTGTACCACGAATAAATATTGTGAACGGATATACCGACGAGCATATCAACAAATGGAACTGGAATATCAACGATAAAAACTATATTAATTTTCCGGATTATCAGCCCCGGTTAATCAAACTCAATGGGGCTATTAAATGGAAAAATAAAGTTCATGAGGTACTTACAGGCTATAAAAGGGGGCTTAATCTGCCTACAAAAAACTACGATTACTGCCTTATCCACATTAAGGATATTAAAAGACAGGAAAAACAAAACGATTTTTATGACAAACTGGCTTAA
- a CDS encoding glycosyltransferase family 2 protein: MNNNISILVGLKNNLDYSKYFYQTTRSLYPTVEIVFVSYNSTDGTNEWLDSLQDDHIKYYYSPQSKTLAHTYNKCTELATKDYVVFAHNDMVLTPGFIEGLQKHLSQKSLLYYTTVEPPIFADDHRPWKIVKDFGTDIASFKKDDLYSFTNKILKDNTEPKRDVQGASFFLCVNRDALLKVGGLDTLFNPMFCEDDDLILRLSLLNLKKIVIPDVLCYHFISKTSRFSAEYQNKTQQIELNSNRNFVRKWGFKSSSSVKKKYDIGLIIKNCDEKLLFQLEPWCSTIYTDCDPEPYIAREQFNTAIDLAERIKPIESSKQNGVLISIDGKNFNELAYNKIQQLSEFITWRINTPLSLLQKMLLKNSAVFKWKMFKFEFIDTQTYEHQLIHIKITCDAFQPV, translated from the coding sequence ATGAATAATAACATTTCAATATTAGTAGGATTAAAAAATAATTTAGATTACAGCAAATACTTCTACCAAACCACCCGCAGCTTATATCCTACCGTTGAAATTGTGTTCGTTAGTTATAATAGTACGGATGGTACTAATGAATGGCTGGATAGTTTGCAGGATGATCATATAAAATATTATTATTCACCCCAAAGCAAAACACTTGCCCACACCTATAATAAGTGCACCGAATTGGCCACAAAAGATTATGTTGTATTTGCCCATAATGATATGGTGCTAACGCCAGGTTTTATAGAGGGATTACAAAAACATTTGTCGCAAAAAAGTCTCCTTTATTATACAACGGTCGAACCTCCCATTTTTGCTGATGACCACAGACCCTGGAAAATTGTTAAAGATTTTGGGACAGATATAGCTTCGTTCAAAAAAGATGATCTGTATTCATTTACTAATAAAATACTAAAGGATAATACTGAGCCTAAAAGGGACGTACAGGGGGCCTCATTTTTTTTATGCGTAAACAGGGATGCCCTTTTAAAGGTAGGAGGGCTTGATACCTTATTTAATCCCATGTTTTGTGAAGATGATGATCTGATATTACGACTCAGCCTGTTAAACCTGAAAAAGATAGTTATACCTGATGTATTATGCTATCATTTTATCAGCAAAACCTCCAGATTTTCTGCCGAATATCAGAATAAAACGCAACAAATTGAACTAAACTCCAACAGGAACTTTGTCAGAAAATGGGGCTTCAAAAGCTCATCAAGCGTAAAAAAGAAATACGACATCGGGTTAATTATTAAAAACTGTGATGAAAAATTATTATTTCAGTTAGAACCCTGGTGTTCTACAATTTATACAGATTGCGACCCTGAACCTTACATAGCCCGTGAACAGTTTAATACCGCTATCGATTTGGCTGAAAGAATAAAACCTATAGAGTCATCTAAACAAAATGGGGTTCTCATATCAATTGATGGCAAAAACTTCAATGAGCTGGCCTATAATAAAATACAACAGCTCAGTGAATTTATTACATGGCGAATTAATACCCCCCTTTCGCTTTTGCAGAAAATGCTCCTAAAAAATTCTGCGGTGTTCAAATGGAAAATGTTTAAGTTTGAATTTATTGATACGCAAACTTACGAACACCAACTTATCCATATCAAAATCACCTGCGATGCTTTTCAACCTGTTTAA